TCCATATTGTTCTACTGCCAGCTTGTCATAGAGTTAGGCTTATCTttgtttaagttttatttttggctgcgctggtctTGTTGCTGTGCACTgacttctcactgaggtggcttctcttgttgggaagCACAGACCCTAGACCCTGGGTTCAGTAGTTGGTGGttcgtgggcttagctgctctgcggcatgtgggatcttcctggaacaggatcgagcctatgtcccctgcattgataggtgaattcttaaccactgggccactagggaagcccagaactcATTTTCAGTTCTTAAAGGTGACTTTAAAAGTGGAGTTTGCTGGAAGCTCCCCTGCGACCTGGGGGGTGGGACACGGCGTGCTCACTGCTGCGTCGCGAGGTCAGTCTCCAGTCCAGGAGCGAAGACCCTGCAAGTGAGCAGCGTGGCCGGGAGGACAGACCGGCTGCTCTCGTTAAACCTTTGCCAGCTGTGAATACAGCCCCTCCAGGGGTCTGAATCCCCTCTCGGTGCCCCTCAGGCCAGCATCTGCATTAGTGTGGTTTCTCCTGctgttatttctattttgaaagaTACAAGCAAGTAGATAAAGTATTGACAATTTTAGAGTTGAAGAAAAGTGTCAAGGACAGTAGACAGGACCTCTCACTCAGAGGCCCTGCATGCCTCCCACCAACGGTCCAAGGTGACCTTTAgagccacaaggcatgtgggcaTCTGGTTGTCGCCCAGCCTGACCTGGAGCTTCAGGTGAGCACAGGCCATCATGGCGTGGATGGTGCTCACAGGGGTCTGTCCAGTGCCTCCCTAGGACGAGCTGCAGTGGCTACATTTTGGCGGGGTTATCACAGAGCTCACACTGTCTCAGAGGGCCTCCCACCAGACCCACGGGTGGTGGTGCCCGCACGGGGGCGTCTCTGGGTCGCCCCGCCAGCTGACACTTTCCCCCAGGAACTGACAGGCGCTGTGCGCGTGCTTGGGGAGGGCAGCCGCTCACTCCTCCTCATCAGCCTCAGGGCAGTCGCACGCCCTTCCCACTGCTCCTTCCACAGGCGCTGGGCGGCGCCTTCCTTAGCGCAGATTTCCCCTTTTATCTCGTGATGAGAGTTGTCACTGCTGCTGTTGATATCTGGTGCTCCAGCCATCCAGACGGAGCTGACGAGAGGGCTTCTGGCTGGCCCGGGGCCCTGTTGGGGGGCCCTGGCCCACCTCCCTCAGGCAGCCTCCTTTCTAGCACAGCAGGAAGTCTGGGGTCACCTCACTTTCCCATACCTTCTTTCTCCAAGGAGCACTGGTTCCCTTAGTGGACAGGGCTATTTAGGAGCCGGGATGTGGGCGCTGGGCGTGCTCCTGGCTCTTAGGGTCTCAGGACCGCTCCGGGGCTGGGTTGTGCCTGTGAGCGGGCACCTTTCACATCCTGATCATCGCTTACGCTGGAGAAGTGCATGTTCAGGTCTGCTGTCATCATCACTCCGGTCAACACCACAGTCAAGTCTTCCTCCTTTAAAGGGCCTTTTCCGATGTCAGGAATCTGTCGGCCTCCTTCCACTGGACTTTGGCCGCAGCCCCTCTGTGCTGTGAGGCTCCTCACTGCCCCCACCACCTCGTCGGCTCTGTGCTCCCGGGGTGCGTGTCCACGGCTGCCCTCTCTCACCCAGTGCCCTGCATTGCCATGTCCTCTGGAGCGTGGTGTGCAGACGTGACCTGTGGGTGCCCTGGGCACAGATGCGATGGTAGCATGGAGTCCTGAGCGAGCAGAGGCCACCCCAGAGGTTGCCTCAAGTGTGGTCACTCCGCCCCTCCCCCGCAGGTGTCCCCAGGTGTCATCGCCAACCCCTTCGCGGCTGGCCTTGGCCGCCGGAACAGCCTGGAAAGCATCTCCTCCATCGACCGGGAGCTGAGCCCTGAGGGCCCCGGCAAGGTCAGAGCCGCCCACAGCCAGCAGCCCCTGGGCTGGGAGCCTAAGGCCATCGGCCCCGACCACTGTCTCCTCTGCTCACAGGAGAAGGAGCTGCCCGGACAGATCCCACTGTGGGGCCCGGAGGCCACGGTGAGTGCCCAGGCCCTCCCAACCCGCATGGCGGGCTCCTCCCCACAGCCCAGCATCCCCGGGCCTGGCTGCCCACCCCGCACTCTGGCAGGCAAGGCCCCGGCAGCCCTGTGTCCACTCTACCCCCAGGGTCGGAGCCCAGAGAGCCTGAAGCCGGCCTGCCAAGCCCCGGCTGCCACCCCTGGCGCTGGCAGTGTGCAGAGGGTCAGTCCCTGGTCGTCACACCCCTGTCCCGGCCTCCGCCCACTTGTCCGTCAGTCCTACCCCCATCTTACCTCCTTCCCTTCACCTGAGGCCTTGCAGGACAGAGCTCCGCCAGGATTCTGTCCCCCGGGGAGAGGGCTGAGGGCCTCAAAGGGCCCTCGTGCAGGGCAGAGACTGGCCAGGGTGCCCGAGCTGGAGCGCCACCCCTAGCCTGGCACGTGTCTGTCGTCCTCCACCCCTGAGCCCAGCCATGATGCACCCGCTGCCACCTGCCCCCCGCCACCCCACAGAGGCAGACTGGAGGCAGAGCAGAGGGCTGTGGGCCCAGGGGCCACCAGAGGAGCCGTCAGAGGGGAGCAGGCTGGGAGGCGGGCCTGCACTGCAGTGGGGGCAGGGCCCTGGGCACAGGCCTGTGGTTCTCAGCCCTTGCCTGGAGGGCGGGCTGCCTAGCGCCAGCTGCTGCCAGGAGACCCCGCAGGGCTGGTGGGGAGGCTGTGCTGGCTGGGGGCTGGGTGAGCCTGCTCAGGGGCTTTGTGCTCAGCCCCACACAGGCAACAGCAGGAAGCccccaggaggggagggggcccagTGTCCCCCGTCAGAAAGAGGCACAGCTGGAGGTGGCTCGCAGGGGGCGGGCCTCCCTGGCTGACGGGCCTCTGAGGCTCATGGGGAGGGTGGCCACTCCACCCAGGGGAAGCCCGGCCCATCCATCTCAGATGTCTCGGGGCTGCTCAGGTCAGGGAGTTGAGGACTAGCCTTTGTGCTACTGAGGCAGtcacccccccccacctcctcctaaggagcccccagccctgcctgacCCTCCTGACACCCACCACTCTGCTCTTCCAGGTGCTGCCTGGAAGTGGAGAGATGGCTGAGGTCCCCTGCTCCCCTGGCCACCAGCAGGTGAGTACACACGGCAGGGGGACTGCAGAGGGGTGCTGTGTGCAGAGTCCGCTCCTTCCGGGAGGGGTGCCAGggcacacccctcccccagctgccATCCCACAGGGGGATGGCCTGCAGGCCCCTTCCTGGCCCAGCTGGCTGGTATCACAGGCTGGAGAGCTCCCTTTGGCCTCCTGGGCAGAGGGGGGCTGGGGGTCAGGCTGGCCTTCCCCAGTGCCTGGTTGTTTTGCCCCCATCTGTCTTCATGTCTGGGAGTCCCCGGAGGCCCCTCTACCCTGCCCCGAGCCCGCACCTGCCTGCAGAGGCTCCCCGGTTCCACTGCTTGGGGAGAGCcaggcctgggggcagggctggggcagatGCTGAGGTGCCAGCTTGGAGCCCACTGCCcagcctctgccccttcctaacGGGCAGCAGATGGGTGAGTGTCGGCCTCACCTCCTGGGCACCCAGCCGCCCACCTTGGCACCGTCTCTCTGCCCCACCCCGTCCCTCACACCCCCCACCTGAACCCCTTTGCAGATAAAGCCTGGGGTGATCCAGCCACTGGCTCAGGCCTGGCCAAGGggcttcctggcccccaggggcAGAGGTGGTCCCCAGCCCATGAGTGCCCTGACCCACggggcagggatgggggcagTCAGCAAGGACAGCTGGTGGCGGGGTGGGCGGTGCTGCAGGGACAGCTGTCCCTGCTCAGCTCACTGCGCCCGTCCCCAGCCCCCGTCCCCGCCCTCCCCTGCCGAGCTGCCGGCCAACGTGAAGCAAGCCTATAGGACGTTCGCGGCTGTGCCCGGCCTACACCCGCCTCTGGACACCCCTGCCCAGGTAGGTGGTGGGCAGCCCTCAGGTGCCCTGCTGCGTGCGCCTGCGAAGGTGTGACACTCGAGGGGCCGGGTCTCAGGGCGCGCTTCCCCCAGCCCCCCATGCCCGGGCCCACGGCCTCGCCGGAGCAGCTGTCCTTCCGCGAGCGGCAGAAATACTTCGAGCTGGAGATGCGGGTGCCCCAGGCCGAGGGCCCCCCTAAGCGCGTGTCGCTGGTGGGCGCCGACGACCTGCGGAAGatgcaggaggaggagggtgagCAGGCGGCCTCTGCGggtggccgggggggggggggggggtggggaggggggggggccgGGACACCAGCTCACGGCCTGACCCTCTGCTCCCCTAGCCCGCAAGCTACAGCAGAAGAGGGCACAGATGCTGCGCGAGGCAGCGGCCGACACGGTGCGCCCAGAAGCTGATGCTCCCGAGGACGAGGAGCCTGAGGAGGAGCCACCCTGGGCCGGCCAGGGCCCCGCGGCTGAAGGGTGAGGCGGGGGAGGGCCGCCCCAGTACCTGCCCCCAGCGCCCCTCTGCCCGTGCCGGGCGTCACTCCACCCGGCCCTCCTGTCCTGTCGCCCGGCCCAGGCTCGGCCCCGCGTCTCCCCCACCGCAGGGAGGCGGCGCCCCAGTGCGGACGGCCAAGGCCGAGCGGCGCCACCAGGAGCGGCTTCGCGTGCAGAGCCCCGAGCTGCCGGCCCCAGAGCGGGCCCTGTCCCCAGCTGAGCGCCGCGCCCTGGAGGCGGAGAAGCGGGCGCTGTGGAGGGCGGCCAGGtgaggccccgccccaccccactctACGCTGCCTCCGCCTGCTGCTGCTCCCACCCGCTGCCCGCCCCGCCCTTCGCTGCCCGCCCTCCACCCGCCCACAGGATGAAGTCCCTGGAGCAGGACGCTCTCCGCGCACAGATGGTCCTCAGCAAGTCCCAGGAGGGCCGAAGCAAGCGGGGGCCCCTGGAGCGCCTGGCTGAGGCCCCCTCGCCCGCGCCTACCCCGTCACCCACCCCCTTGGAAGGTCTGTGCGTTGGGCGGGAGGCGGGGGCCCAGCCTGCGGTGCAGACCTCTCCCGACGCCCCCTTCTTGTCCCTCCAGACCTCGGCCCCCAGACTGGCACCTCCCCAGGACGATTGGTGAGGAACCAGCAGCTGCTGCcctcccctgccttcctcccctgGCGGGGCAGGGATCCAGGCTCCCACCCTCTCTTCTTCTTAAcgctctctgcctctctcctcaCGCTGTCCTTTCAAGGCCTTGTCTGGGAGGAAGTTTGACTACAGGGTGTTTGCTGCCCTCCCCTCTTCCAGACCTGTCTATGACATGCAGGTACCGGGTCCTCCGGCCCTTCTGCAGGACGTCCTGACCGGCTCCTGCCGCTTTCTGCTGAGCTTGTCTCCCAGCCTGTCGCCTGCTCTGTACCCTCCCTGTCCCCTCAccgcccgcgcccccccccccccccccagccaggGCTCCGCAGGGACCCACCCAGGCTCCTGGGGGGGGGCTTCAGGCAGGTCTGGGTAGGCCCTGACCAGCCCCTTTCCCCCTCGCAGTCCCCAGATTTCACTGAGGAGCTGAGGTCCTTGGAACCACCTCCAAGCCCAGGTGAGTTGGCAGGCCCGCGGCCCCccgtcccccctcccccccgccgtGCTCCAGGGTGCCAGGCCCGTCGGCTCACTCACTTCCTGCCCCCGCCTGCAGGTCTGCCAGAGGAGGATGGAGAGGTGGCCATGGTGCTTCTGGGCAGGCCCTCTCCAGGCTCCGCGGGTCCCGAGGAGGTGGCCTTGTGCAGCAGCCGCCGGGCCATGCGGCCAGGGCGCCGGGGCCTGGGCCCAGTACCCTCCTAGAGGGGCGGGGTGCCTCCCCCGACTTGGGGTGGGGGCCCTGCCAGCGCCAACACCACCCTCGCCCCGAGTCTTTTAACCCGGCCGGTAGCATTTTAAAGAGGTCCCCTGAGGAGTTCTGGCCACTGACTAACTGCCCTCTCCCCAGCCGGGACCTCCTGGCGAGACTGTAACTAGTGATGTTTGTACAACCAAAGACTCTATTTTGTGGTTTAAGGAGAATAAAATTGACTACGTTTTACGTCTTGTCCATCTTACTCTGTCCACCTGCTGGCACCCCTCTATCCCTCCCAATCTGGGGGCAGCGGGTGCGGGGACTCAGGACTCCAGGTGGCTCACCCAGACTGGGCTGCCCCCCAGCAGGAGGGGGGCTGGGGGactgccttccccacccccaaggcGCGCTCCCCTGCATGGCACCCGCACACAGAGAAGGCGCACACGTCGCCCGGGGGCGGGCCCTTTATTGGGGAGGGTTACTAGAGGCCCCCGCCCGGCAGTTGCACGTGCACAGGCAGGAGGACCTGCAGCTGCTCGGCTGGCGGCCACCGAACCTTGGTGACGAAGAAGAGGCGGAAGTGCTGCAGGCGCACCTCCTGGAACTGGTTGGGGCCGTACTCAGGCCCATCAGTCGGCCGCAGCAGTGACAGGTACCTCTCCTGCTCCAGCAGACCGCGGCCCAGCAGCTCCTGCGCCAGGCCTGGCTGCACCGCCTCCAGCTGCCGCTGCACGGCCGGGAACAGATCCACCTCGTGCAGGTCAAACACCAGCGGCTTCCCAAACCTGCGGGGACAGCACGGGCCCTGGGCAGTGAGGGCTGGGGCGGGAGTGGGCATGGCGTCTGGGTGCCTGCCCTCTGCCCACCTCACCTGAGCGCCCCCAGCAGCGCCAGCCGGATCCTCTCTGGCCGCAGGTGGTCGGGGTTCACGGCGTCCATGTAGTTGGTGTCCTGATAGCGCAGAAAGGTGGCCGCCTGGCCTGAAGGGTCGATGACAAGAGGCCACCTGGGGGGCAGCCTCCAGGTCACTGCCATCTGCTAGAACCGCCAGCCCGCCCCTGGCCGGCTGGGACCACTGACCTGCCGTCTGCGCGGATGCGGTCACCCACATCCTTCATCAGCACGTCGTGGAGCTCGCTGACCTGGCACTTCAGCCCGGGCACCTCCTCCTCCGCTGTGGGGGTGTAAATGTGGGGCGGCCCAGATGCCCCCCAGGGGGccctcccacctccagccccagcccaACCCCACCCACCCTCCTGGGTCTGCTCCCGCAGCTCCAGCCTGGCCAGGGCCAGCGCCTCCTCTGCCTTCTGGGCCTCCTGCTGGAGCCTGTCCACTTGCTCCTCTGCATCCTTGATGGCCTAGAGGGGGCCCCCAAGCTCTGCTCAGAGCAAGGTTGGACTCCAACACCCACCTGCTGTGTGCAGCTGGGACCCTAAGGAAGAGGGGGCGCCCCACCCCAAGAGGTGGCTGCTGGAAAAACTGACAGCCCAGGGGTGGGACTCCCCAGGTTGGAGGGGGAGAAGCCAACCTGCAGCGTGAGCTCGGCCAGGCCCGCACCCCTCCgctcacacttgtcatgctccgCGATCCTCCGGTTGAGCTCGCAGTAGGCCTGCTgcagctggggggcagggggcgagCCGACCTCCGGACCAGGTTGGGGGTCCGCAGGGCGCCCTCACACTCCCAGCTCTCTGCCTGCCTGCCCTCTCCTCCGGGGGCGGGCCTCTCACCTGCTGGTGACATTGCTGCTGCTCCTTGGCCAGCTGCTGCACTTTGAGGTTCATGCTGTGGTGGAGGGGGGTGGTCAGAGCAGCCCCAGGCCAGCCCCCCGCCTCCCGCTCGCCGCACCGTTGCGCCTCCGCCTCCTTGTGCCGTGCGGCCTCCTGCGCCCGGCGCTCCCGCTCAGCCTCCATGTTCCGGAGCATGGCGTCTGTGAGGCTCAGgtcccatgactgcagcacgctgACCACCGTGTCCAGTGAGGCCACCTAGCGACAGAAGCCACTGGTCAAGAGCTCAGGCCGCCTGTTCTTGACCTGGGGAGGTGCTACATTCCCACTTCAGACAGGACACCCCGGGGCAGAAAGGCAGCCCTGACGGTGGGCCAGGAGGGGCCTGGAGCCTTGACCATCGTGATCAGCACCCGCAACGCCAGGCCCTGGAGGGTCCCCACGGCCTCCCTCCCAAAACCTCAGGCTCCGCATCCCCCCACCTGCCCTCCTCCACACCTCGCCCACCAGCCCCCACTGCAAGGTCCCTGGCTGCAGCCTTTGCTGTCCCCCCGCAGACCTCCACCTGTAGGACGCAGCCCTCCTCTGCACCCATCCCAGGCCCCATGGCTCCTGCGGAGTGAGGAAGGGGCCGCAAGAGGTGGGCTTCTCAGCATGGGGCACAGGGGCCTGGCAGCCATTCATTTCTG
This genomic interval from Dama dama isolate Ldn47 chromosome 21, ASM3311817v1, whole genome shotgun sequence contains the following:
- the IQANK1 gene encoding IQ motif and ankyrin repeat domain-containing protein 1 isoform X5; this encodes MSSKKGGTRAAPGKSFPRAKPWAPAGKPGESRRPQRETGPPATGRAPPERPEAPAAGPTVEDRAATIIQCAFRKLLARKELARRQQEHRDYQELMEKLQREAFVAQVRREQEAARRRQEEAAAAERRRQEERLRGARLLEAAFDGNLGEIQAVLREVDELLTREGVGCDAAGMARRLQWRLTLVDFEDSGGNTPLSEAAAGGQPLAIQLLAEQGANPNSKGAFGRTPLYRAAFGGHLEAVEVLLKLGADPRVYADDGSTPEQVASLDTVVSVLQSWDLSLTDAMLRNMEAERERRAQEAARHKEAEAQRMNLKVQQLAKEQQQCHQQAIKDAEEQVDRLQQEAQKAEEALALARLELREQTQEAEEEVPGLKCQVSELHDVLMKDVGDRIRADGRWPLVIDPSGQAATFLRYQDTNYMDAVNPDHLRPERIRLALLGALRFGKPLVFDLHEVDLFPAVQRQLEAVQPGLAQELLGRGLLEQERYLSLLRPTDGPEYGPNQFQEVRLQHFRLFFVTKVRWPPAEQLQVLLPVHVQLPGGGL
- the IQANK1 gene encoding IQ motif and ankyrin repeat domain-containing protein 1 isoform X3 gives rise to the protein MSSKKGGTRAAPGKSFPRAKPWAPAGKPGESRRPQRETGPPATGRAPPERPEAPAAGPTVEDRAATIIQCAFRKLLARKELARRQQEHRDYQELMEKLQREAFVAQVRREQEAARRRQEEAAAAERRRQEERLRGARLLEAAFDGNLGEIQAVLREVDELLTREGVGCDAAGMARRLQWRLTLVDFEDSGGNTPLSEAAAGGQPLAIQLLAEQGANPNSKGAFGRTPLYRAAFGGHLEAVEVLLKLGADPRVYADDGSTPEQVASLDTVVSVLQSWDLSLTDAMLRNMEAERERRAQEAARHKEAEAQRMNLKVQQLAKEQQQCHQQLQQAYCELNRRIAEHDKCERRGAGLAELTLQAIKDAEEQVDRLQQEAQKAEEALALARLELREQTQEAEEEVPGLKCQVSELHDVLMKDVGDRIRADGRWPLVIDPSGQAATFLRYQDTNYMDAVNPDHLRPERIRLALLGALRFGKPLVFDLHEVDLFPAVQRQLEAVQPGLAQELLGRGLLEQERYLSLLRPTDGPEYGPNQFQEVRLQHFRLFFVTKVRWPPAEQLQVLLPVHVQLPGGGL
- the IQANK1 gene encoding IQ motif and ankyrin repeat domain-containing protein 1 isoform X6 encodes the protein MSSKKGGTRAAPGKSFPRAKPWAPAGKPGESRRPQRETGPPATGRAPPERPEAPAAGPTVEDRAATIIQCAFRKLLARKELARRQQEHRDYQELMEKLQREVDELLTREGVGCDAAGMARRLQWRLTLVDFEDSGGNTPLSEAAAGGQPLAIQLLAEQGANPNSKGAFGRTPLYRAAFGGHLEAVEVLLKLGADPRVYADDGSTPEQVASLDTVVSVLQSWDLSLTDAMLRNMEAERERRAQEAARHKEAEAQRCGEREAGGWPGAALTTPLHHSMNLKVQQLAKEQQQCHQQLQQAYCELNRRIAEHDKCERRGAGLAELTLQAIKDAEEQVDRLQQEAQKAEEALALARLELREQTQEAEEEVPGLKCQVSELHDVLMKDVGDRIRADGRWPLVIDPSGQAATFLRYQDTNYMDAVNPDHLRPERIRLALLGALRFGKPLVFDLHEVDLFPAVQRQLEAVQPGLAQELLGRGLLEQERYLSLLRPTDGPEYGPNQFQEVRLQHFRLFFVTKVRWPPAEQLQVLLPVHVQLPGGGL
- the IQANK1 gene encoding IQ motif and ankyrin repeat domain-containing protein 1 isoform X4, with the protein product MSSKKGGTRAAPGKSFPRAKPWAPAGKPGESRRPQRETGPPATGRAPPERPEAPAAGPTVEDRAATIIQCAFRKLLARKELARRQQEHRDYQELMEKLQREAFVAQVRREQEAARRRQEEAAAAERRRQEERLRGARLLEAAFDGNLGEIQAVLREVDELLTREGVGCDAAGMARRLQWRLTLVDFEDSGGNTPLSEAAAGGQPLAIQLLAEQGANPNSKGAFGRTPLYRAAFGGHLEAVEVLLKLGADPRVYADDGSTPEQVASLDTVVSVLQSWDLSLTDAMLRNMEAERERRAQEAARHKEAEAQRCGEREAGGWPGAALTTPLHHSMNLKVQQLAKEQQQCHQQAIKDAEEQVDRLQQEAQKAEEALALARLELREQTQEAEEEVPGLKCQVSELHDVLMKDVGDRIRADGRWPLVIDPSGQAATFLRYQDTNYMDAVNPDHLRPERIRLALLGALRFGKPLVFDLHEVDLFPAVQRQLEAVQPGLAQELLGRGLLEQERYLSLLRPTDGPEYGPNQFQEVRLQHFRLFFVTKVRWPPAEQLQVLLPVHVQLPGGGL
- the IQANK1 gene encoding IQ motif and ankyrin repeat domain-containing protein 1 isoform X2, with product MSSKKGGTRAAPGKSFPRAKPWAPAGKPGESRRPQRETGPPATGRAPPERPEAPAGPTVEDRAATIIQCAFRKLLARKELARRQQEHRDYQELMEKLQREAFVAQVRREQEAARRRQEEAAAAERRRQEERLRGARLLEAAFDGNLGEIQAVLREVDELLTREGVGCDAAGMARRLQWRLTLVDFEDSGGNTPLSEAAAGGQPLAIQLLAEQGANPNSKGAFGRTPLYRAAFGGHLEAVEVLLKLGADPRVYADDGSTPEQVASLDTVVSVLQSWDLSLTDAMLRNMEAERERRAQEAARHKEAEAQRCGEREAGGWPGAALTTPLHHSMNLKVQQLAKEQQQCHQQLQQAYCELNRRIAEHDKCERRGAGLAELTLQAIKDAEEQVDRLQQEAQKAEEALALARLELREQTQEAEEEVPGLKCQVSELHDVLMKDVGDRIRADGRWPLVIDPSGQAATFLRYQDTNYMDAVNPDHLRPERIRLALLGALRFGKPLVFDLHEVDLFPAVQRQLEAVQPGLAQELLGRGLLEQERYLSLLRPTDGPEYGPNQFQEVRLQHFRLFFVTKVRWPPAEQLQVLLPVHVQLPGGGL
- the IQANK1 gene encoding IQ motif and ankyrin repeat domain-containing protein 1 isoform X1, whose amino-acid sequence is MSSKKGGTRAAPGKSFPRAKPWAPAGKPGESRRPQRETGPPATGRAPPERPEAPAAGPTVEDRAATIIQCAFRKLLARKELARRQQEHRDYQELMEKLQREAFVAQVRREQEAARRRQEEAAAAERRRQEERLRGARLLEAAFDGNLGEIQAVLREVDELLTREGVGCDAAGMARRLQWRLTLVDFEDSGGNTPLSEAAAGGQPLAIQLLAEQGANPNSKGAFGRTPLYRAAFGGHLEAVEVLLKLGADPRVYADDGSTPEQVASLDTVVSVLQSWDLSLTDAMLRNMEAERERRAQEAARHKEAEAQRCGEREAGGWPGAALTTPLHHSMNLKVQQLAKEQQQCHQQLQQAYCELNRRIAEHDKCERRGAGLAELTLQAIKDAEEQVDRLQQEAQKAEEALALARLELREQTQEAEEEVPGLKCQVSELHDVLMKDVGDRIRADGRWPLVIDPSGQAATFLRYQDTNYMDAVNPDHLRPERIRLALLGALRFGKPLVFDLHEVDLFPAVQRQLEAVQPGLAQELLGRGLLEQERYLSLLRPTDGPEYGPNQFQEVRLQHFRLFFVTKVRWPPAEQLQVLLPVHVQLPGGGL
- the IQANK1 gene encoding IQ motif and ankyrin repeat domain-containing protein 1 isoform X7, with protein sequence MEKLQREAFVAQVRREQEAARRRQEEAAAAERRRQEERLRGARLLEAAFDGNLGEIQAVLREVDELLTREGVGCDAAGMARRLQWRLTLVDFEDSGGNTPLSEAAAGGQPLAIQLLAEQGANPNSKGAFGRTPLYRAAFGGHLEAVEVLLKLGADPRVYADDGSTPEQVASLDTVVSVLQSWDLSLTDAMLRNMEAERERRAQEAARHKEAEAQRCGEREAGGWPGAALTTPLHHSMNLKVQQLAKEQQQCHQQLQQAYCELNRRIAEHDKCERRGAGLAELTLQAIKDAEEQVDRLQQEAQKAEEALALARLELREQTQEAEEEVPGLKCQVSELHDVLMKDVGDRIRADGRWPLVIDPSGQAATFLRYQDTNYMDAVNPDHLRPERIRLALLGALRFGKPLVFDLHEVDLFPAVQRQLEAVQPGLAQELLGRGLLEQERYLSLLRPTDGPEYGPNQFQEVRLQHFRLFFVTKVRWPPAEQLQVLLPVHVQLPGGGL